In the genome of Dermatobacter hominis, the window CGTCCGCGTCCGCATCGGGGTCGTCGTCCGGGGCCGCCGGGCCGTCCTCGTCGGACCCGTCTGCGTGCTCGTCGACCGGCCGCTTCCACCACCTCGTCGCCGGCACCGACACCGCGAGCAGGACGAAGGGCAGCAGCTGCACCCGTTGTCGGGCCAGGATGCCGCCGTTGCCGATGCTCGAGAAGGCGACGACGAACATCAGCGTGTAGACGGCGGCGAAGATCAGGATCGGGCGGCGCCACGCGGAGGACGGCCAGTACCGGAGCCGCTTCACCGACACCGCGACGAGCGCCAGCAGCAGCAGGCTCTCACCCGCGGCGATCAGGTTGCCGACGTTCTTGGCCTCCCACGGCAGCGGCCGGAAGAGCACCGACAGCGTGCCCGCCGGGAGCAGCGCCGGGGTGGTGACCAGGACCGGCTGGAACGCCGACTTGCCGATCATCGTGCGCTCGAGCGTGAGCTCCATCGCGCCCTCGGTGCTCGTCGCCTCCCCGGCCTCCTGGGTGAAGAACCGCGACGTCTGCGTCACCGCGACCGAGGCCGCGCCCACCATGACGACGAGCGCGACGATCCGGACCATCCGGCCGCGGATCGAGACGCCCTCCGCCTTCGACCCGCCGAGCGCGGCGAAGCCGGTGGCGACCACGACGGCGAGCGCGGCCATCGCGGCCACGTGGGCGCGTATGAGGACCATGCCGCCCATGCCGGCCACGAACGGCAGCACGCCGATCAGGCGGGCCCTGGGTCCGAGCAGCAGCCCGGCGCCGTAGAAGACGACGCCGAGCAGGAAGATCATCACCGCGTCCTTGCCGATCGACGACGGCCAGAACAGCAGGGACGGGAAGAACATCATGAGGTACGTGAACCGGCGGTGGTCGAGCTCGGGGAACGCCCGCTTCGCGCCCCGCAGGAAGAGCACGGCGCCCCAGAAGGCCAGCCACGAGAAGAGGAAGAACGCCCCGAACTTCGACCGGCCGATGATCGTGTACGCGTACCCGGTGAGCTTGATGATCCGGCGGGTGGCGTCCTCGACGTCGTCGATCGACCGGATGGCCGGGATCCAGTTGCCCGCCCGCACCTTCTGGGCGTAGAGCCACCCGTCGGAGTCGTAGCGGGCGGCGTCGGCCTCGCCGTTGTACGCGATGAAGATGACCCAGTAGCGGACGAGCGAGAACGCCATCTTGGTGACGAGCCCGGCCATCGTGATCCGGAACAGGGCCGGGTCGCCGTCCCGGTCGGCGAGCCACCGGAGCACCGGGATCGACGCCACCACGATCACGAGCAGCACGACCATCGACATCGCGACGTCGTAGCTGCCGGTGTTCAGGAAGACGGCCAGCCCGCTGAGCACGGCCAGGATCGCGAGGAAGCCGACTCCCAGCACCGGGAGCTCCGACAGGGATGTGTTCGCCCCCAGGGTCGGTCGGGACCGCACCGCCACCCCGCGATGGTAGGGGTCGGCCGCCACCCGCACACCTCCGCCCCGCACCCGGGTGAACCGTGAGGACCGCCCCCTGGCCGGGCACGCGGGCGTCGGTACCCTGGGCCCGAGTGATCTCGAGGGGGCACGAGACGGCGGGAACCGCGCGCACCGGCCGACCGGCGGTCGTCGGGCTGCTGGTCACGTACCGGCGGCCGCAGCAGCTCGCCGCCACCCTCGCCGGCCTGGCGGCGCAGACGGCGCCGCCCGACGAGCTGCTCGTGCTCGACAACGGGGATCCGGAGCCGACCGCCGCCGTGCTGGCCGACGTGCCGACGCCGTTCCCGGTCCGGCACGTGCCGCTGGGCGACAACCTGGGCCCGGCCGGCGCGCTCGCACGAGGGGCACGGCTCGTCTCGGACCGGCTCGGTCCGGGCGACTGGGTGCTCCTCCTCGACGACGACGACCCGCCGGAGGGCCCCACGGACCTCGAGCGCCTCCGGGAGTTCGCGACGAGCTCGCTCGCGGCCGACCCGATGACGGGGGCCGTCGGCGAGGTGGGGGCCCGGCTCGACCGCCGCGGGCGGACGGTGCGGCCGCGCGACGAGGAGCTCGGCGCGGAGCGGGTCCAGGTGGACTACCTGGGCGGCGGGGTGCTGCCGATGTACTCGACCGGGGCGGTGCGGGCGACCGGGCTGACGGACCCCGACCTGTTCTTCGGCTTCGACGACCTCGAGCTCGGCCTCCGCCTGCAGGACGCGGGCTTCCACCTGTGGGCCCACGGCCCGGCGACCCACCGCCGGCGCGAGCGCGACGGACGGCTCGGCCGGCCACCGGCGGCCGCGCCCGAGACCCCGTGGCGCCGGTACTACTCCACGCGCAACCTCGTGCTCGTGCTGCGCCGGCGCCGCGACGGCCGGGGTGCCCTGCTCGCGGCGCTGCGGGCGCTCGCCGGCTCGGTCGGCACGACGGTCCGTGGGGGTGGCCAGGGCCTCGCGCACCTGAGGATGACCGTGCGCGGCGTCGGGGACGGGTACCGCGGCCGGGCCGGGCGGCGGGTCGACCCGCCGGCGCCCGCCGGCGCGCCGGGCCCGGCGGCCGATCGGGGAGCCGCCACGTGAGCGGGGGCGACGGGACCGGTACCGTGCACGCCGTGACCGGCGGGAAGTCGACCAGGGCGGAGCTCACCGTCCGCCGGGCGATGCGCGCCGATCGCCCGGAGGTGGTGGCGCTCTGCCGAGCCGCGCTCGGCTGGCGCGCCGGGGGCCTCGACGAGGCGTTCTTCTCCTGGAAGCACGACGAGAACCCGGCCGGTGCGTCCCCGATGTGGATCGCCGAGGACGACGGGCGCCCGGTCGGCGTACGGGTGTTCCTGCGCTGGCGGTTCCGCCGGCCCGACGGCACCCCGCTCCGGGCGGTCCGCGCCGTCGACACGGCGACGCACCCCGACGCGCAGGGCCGTGGCGTGTTCACCCGCCTGACGCTGGGCGCGCTCCCCGAGCTGCGCGACGACGGGGTCGGCGCGGTGTTCAACACGCCCAACGACCAGAGCCGGCCGGGCTACCTGAAGATGGGGTGGAACGTGGTCGGCAGAGTGCCCGTCGCGGTCCGACCGGTCGGGGCCGGCTCGCTCCCCCGGTTGGCCGGGGCCCGTACGGCCGCCGACAAGTGGTCCGAGGAGGTCGACGTGGGCGTCCCGGCGATCGAGGCGTTCGCCGACGACGACGAGGTGGACCTGCTCCTGCGCCGCTGCGTCCCACGCGGCCTGGCGACCGATCGCGACGCCGCACACCTCCGGTGGCGCTACCGGTTCGGTCCCCTGCACTACCGGGTGCTGCCCGTCGGCGACCGGCTGTCGGACGGCTGCTGCGTCGTCCGCTTCCGCCGTCGGGGCGACGCGCTCGAGGCCACGGTCGCCGAGACCCTCCTCCCCGACCCCCGCACGGGCACGGCGCCGCTCCTCGCGGCCGCCCGCGCCGCCGGCGCCGACTACCTGATCGCGGCCCGCGGCCCGTCCACGCCCCGGTCGTTCGTGCCGGTCCCGCGCCTCGGTCCGGTCCTCACCTGGCGCCCGGTGGCACGGGCCGGCACGCCACGCCTGCGCGACCTCGGCCTCGCGCTGGGCGACGTGGAGCTGTTCTGACGATGGCACGCCGCCTCCCCCAGCTGTCCGCGTCCTACCGCCGGGCCGAGCCGTTCCTGCCCACCCGGTCGCGCGGCCGGCTCGTGGGCGTCGGCATCAGCGGGTTCCTCTCGGGCATCACCGAGGCCGGGGTGCTGGTGCTCATCGCGCTCGGGGCCAACGCGCTGGTGCAGGGCGACCGGTCGATCGAGCTGCTCGGCGTGGAGATGTCGACGGCGTGGGCGATGGCGCTCGCCGCCGCGCTGCTCGGGGCGAAGGCGCTCAGCGTGCTGGTCAACGCCTCGATCTCCGCCCGCCTCGGCGCCGAGGTGCTCACGATCGTCCGCACCCGCCTGACCACCGCGTACCTCGGCTCGTCGTTCGCCCGCCGCTCCGGGCGGCCGCGGGGCGACCTGCAGGTGATGATCACCAACCACGCCGAGGCGGTGGCCGAGTTCGCGGTGACGATCGCGTGGACCATCACGATCCTCCTCAACCTGTTCACGTTCGTCTTCTCGGCGATCGTCGTGAACCCGATCGCCGCCGCCGGGATCGTCGTCCTCGGCGGCCTCCTGCTGGTCCTGCTGCGCCCGCTCACCACCACGCTGCGGCGCAGCACCCGCCACTACATCGGCGGGCTCCGCGACCTGGGCGCCGACGTGACCGAGCTCGAGGAGGCGAGCCGCGACCTCGAGACCTTCGGCGTGCGCGACCGCGCCGCGCTCGGCCTCGCGGACCGGATCGACGCCAGCTCGGCCGCCTTCGGCCGGTCACGGGCCCTCCAGCTCGCGACCCCGCCGCTCTACCAGTCGCTCGCGCTCGCGGTCATCGTCGGGGCCCTCGGCGTGCTGGCCTCGAGGGGGGACTCCGGGCAGTTCGCGGCGTTCGGCGCGGTGGTCCTGCTCCTGCTCCGCTCGCTGTCGGCCGGCCAGCAGCTGGTGACGGCGACGCAGCGGCTCAGCGACCGCGGCACCTACGTCGACCAGGTGCGCGAGGAGCTCGCGATCGACGACGCGTCCCGGCCGGACCACGGCGACCGCCCGGCGACCGGTGGCGCCGCGATCGCCGTGCACGACCTCCACTTCGCCTACCCGAGCGGGCGGGCGGCCCTCGACGGCCTGGACCTCGAGATCCGCGACGGCGAGTCGATCGGCGTGATCGGGCCCTCCGGGGCCGGGAAGTCCACCCTCATCCAGGTCCTGCTGCGACTGCAGCCGCCCACGAGCGGGCGCGTGCTCGTCGGCGGCGTGCCGATCGAGGAGTTCTCGCAGGACGCCTGGGCGGGCCAGGTCGCGTACGTGCCGCAGGAACCGGTGGTGATCCGGGCGTCGCTCGCCGACAACATCCGCTTCCTCCGGGACCTCCCCGACGACCGGGTGCGGGCCGCGGCGCACCTCGCCCACCTCGACGAGGTGGCCGCCGAGCTGCCCGACGGCATGGACTCGGTGCTGGAGCCGGGCGGCTCGGGCCTGTCGGGCGGTCAGCGCCAGCGGGTCGCGATCGCCCGGGCCCTCGCCGGATCGCCGCGGCTGCTGGTGCTCGACGAGCCGACCAGCTCGCTCGACGCCATCTCGGAGCGGGCGATCCAGTCCACGCTGGAGGAGCTGCACGGCTCGCTCACGATCGTCGTCGTGGCGCACCGGCTCAGCACGCTGTCGTCGTGCGACCGCCTGCTCGTGCTGCGCGACGGTCGGGTCGAGGCCTTCGACACGCCCGAGCGGCTGCGGGGCACGTCGGACTTCTACCTGACCGCGCACGACGCGCCGGCGACCGACCGCTAGCGCGGACCGACGCGACCGGCGACCGGACGTCAGAACCGGCCGTCGGCGAGGTCGCGGTAGAGGGCGGCCATCCCGTCGGCGGCGGCGTCGATCGTGAAGCGCTCGAGGAACTCCTGACGGGCGACGGCCGCACGATCTGCGGCGGCCGCCGGATCGGCGAGCGCCGCCTCGACGGCCCGGGCGAGGTCGTCGGGGTCGCCGGGCGTGGCCAGCACGGCGTCCCGACCGTCCTCGAGCACGCCGACGAGCCCCTCGAGCCGCGTGCTCACCACCGGGACGCCGACCGCCATGGCCTCGAGCACCGCGCCGGCCGCGCCCTCGACGAGCGACGAGAGCACGAAGAGGTCCGCGCCCGGCAGCAGCTGGGCGACGTCGTCGCGGCCGCCCAGCAGGTCCACGCGGTCGCGGTGGACCATGCGCGCCAGCGCGCGCTGCACGTCGGGCGTCGAGGCGCCGTCGGGACCGACGAGCACCAGGCGCACCCGTGGGTCGGCCGTGGCGACGCGGTCGAACGCCTCGATCAGCGTCA includes:
- a CDS encoding glycosyltransferase gives rise to the protein MISRGHETAGTARTGRPAVVGLLVTYRRPQQLAATLAGLAAQTAPPDELLVLDNGDPEPTAAVLADVPTPFPVRHVPLGDNLGPAGALARGARLVSDRLGPGDWVLLLDDDDPPEGPTDLERLREFATSSLAADPMTGAVGEVGARLDRRGRTVRPRDEELGAERVQVDYLGGGVLPMYSTGAVRATGLTDPDLFFGFDDLELGLRLQDAGFHLWAHGPATHRRRERDGRLGRPPAAAPETPWRRYYSTRNLVLVLRRRRDGRGALLAALRALAGSVGTTVRGGGQGLAHLRMTVRGVGDGYRGRAGRRVDPPAPAGAPGPAADRGAAT
- a CDS encoding GNAT family N-acetyltransferase, with the translated sequence MTGGKSTRAELTVRRAMRADRPEVVALCRAALGWRAGGLDEAFFSWKHDENPAGASPMWIAEDDGRPVGVRVFLRWRFRRPDGTPLRAVRAVDTATHPDAQGRGVFTRLTLGALPELRDDGVGAVFNTPNDQSRPGYLKMGWNVVGRVPVAVRPVGAGSLPRLAGARTAADKWSEEVDVGVPAIEAFADDDEVDLLLRRCVPRGLATDRDAAHLRWRYRFGPLHYRVLPVGDRLSDGCCVVRFRRRGDALEATVAETLLPDPRTGTAPLLAAARAAGADYLIAARGPSTPRSFVPVPRLGPVLTWRPVARAGTPRLRDLGLALGDVELF
- a CDS encoding ABC transporter ATP-binding protein — protein: MARRLPQLSASYRRAEPFLPTRSRGRLVGVGISGFLSGITEAGVLVLIALGANALVQGDRSIELLGVEMSTAWAMALAAALLGAKALSVLVNASISARLGAEVLTIVRTRLTTAYLGSSFARRSGRPRGDLQVMITNHAEAVAEFAVTIAWTITILLNLFTFVFSAIVVNPIAAAGIVVLGGLLLVLLRPLTTTLRRSTRHYIGGLRDLGADVTELEEASRDLETFGVRDRAALGLADRIDASSAAFGRSRALQLATPPLYQSLALAVIVGALGVLASRGDSGQFAAFGAVVLLLLRSLSAGQQLVTATQRLSDRGTYVDQVREELAIDDASRPDHGDRPATGGAAIAVHDLHFAYPSGRAALDGLDLEIRDGESIGVIGPSGAGKSTLIQVLLRLQPPTSGRVLVGGVPIEEFSQDAWAGQVAYVPQEPVVIRASLADNIRFLRDLPDDRVRAAAHLAHLDEVAAELPDGMDSVLEPGGSGLSGGQRQRVAIARALAGSPRLLVLDEPTSSLDAISERAIQSTLEELHGSLTIVVVAHRLSTLSSCDRLLVLRDGRVEAFDTPERLRGTSDFYLTAHDAPATDR